One genomic region from Phragmites australis chromosome 1, lpPhrAust1.1, whole genome shotgun sequence encodes:
- the LOC133910680 gene encoding shaggy-related protein kinase alpha-like, translated as MTSVGLLNPSSGYEASTSGAIDQLPDEVNRLSIRDDKEVEAVVVNGNEMEVGHTIVTTVGGRNSQLRQTISYMAERIVGQGSFGVVFQARCLETGERVAIKKVLQDVRYKNRELQTMQVLDHPNVVCLKHYFCSTTDKEKLYLNLVLEYVPETVHRVIKHYNKMKQRMPLIYVKLYIYQICRALAYMHNCIGVCHRDIKPQNILVNPHTHQLKLCDFGSAKVLVQGEPNISYICSRYYRAPELIFGATEYTIAIDLWSAGCVLAELLLGQPVFSGDSGVDQLVEIIKVLGTPTRDEIKRMNPNYTEFKFPQIKAHPWHKIFHKRMPSEAVDLVSRLLQYSPNLRCTALEALIHPFFNELRDPNTRLPNGRSLPHLFHFKPYELRGLPMEFLVKLVPQHAKKQCAFLGL; from the exons ATGACATCAGTAGGTCTATTAAATCCCTCATCAGGTTATGAAGCGAGCACTAGTGGAGCCATTGATCAATTGCCAGATGAGGTGAACAGGCTGAGCATAAGAGATGATAAG GAAGTTGAAGCTGTTGTTGTCAATGGCAATGAGATGGAAGTTGGTCATACTATCGTGACGACTGTTGGTGGAAGAAATTCGCAACTGAGGCAG ACTATTAGTTACATGGCAGAGCGTATTGTGGGGCAAGGTTCATTTGGAGTTGTCTTCCAG GCCAGGTGTCTGGAAACTGGTGAAAGAGTAGCTATAAAGAAAGTTCTTCAAGATGTGAGGTATAAGAACCGTGAGCTGCAAACAATGCAAGTTCTTGATCACCCAAATGTCGTATGCTTGAAGCATTACTTTTGCTCAACGACTGACAAGGAAAAGCTTTACCTCAATTTGGTGCTTGAATATGTGCCAGAAACTGTTCACCGTGTTATTAAACACTACAATAAGATGAAGCAACGTATGCCGTTGATATACGTTAAACTCTATATCTATCAG ATTTGTAGAGCTTTGGCTTACATGCATAACTGCATAGGAGTATGCCACAGGGATATAAAGCCACAAAATATTCTG GTGAACCCACATACTCATCAGCTGAAGTTGTGTGATTTCGGTAGCGCGAAAGTCTTG GTACAAGGGGAACCCAATATTTCATATATTTGTTCTAGATACTACAGAGCTCCAGAGCTCATATTTGGTGCTACAGAGTACACAATAGCTATTGACCTGTGGTCTGCTGGTTGTGTTCTTGCTGAACTTCTTCTAGGGCAG CCCGTTTTCTCTGGGGACAGTGGTGTCGATCAGCTAGTTGAAATTATCAAG GTTCTAGGTACTCCAACACGGGATGAAATTAAGCGCATGAACCCAAACTACACCGAGTTTAAGTTCCCACAAATCAAAGCTCACCCATGGCACAAA ATCTTCCACAAAAGAATGCCATCTGAAGCTGTAGATCTTGTTTCTCGGCTTCTGCAGTACTCACCAAACCTCCGGTGCACTGCA TTGGAGGCGTTAATCCATCCATTCTTTAATGAACTACGGGATCCGAACACCCGGTTACCAAATGGTCGTTCCCTTCCCCATCTCTTCCATTTTAAGCCTTATG AGTTGAGAGGGCTACCAATGGAGTTTCTTGTGAAATTGGTCCCCCAGCATGCTAAGAAGCAATGTGCCTTCTTAGGATTATGA